GCTCGGCGCGCGTGGCCGCCACGCAGCTGCGGGCGTTCGTCGACGAGGTGCGCGCGTTCCTCGACGCCGACGAGCGCGGGACGATCGGCAGCCTGCTGGCGTGGCTCGCGCACGCCGAGGAGACCGATGAACTCATGCCGCGCTTCGAGCCCCCGGAGCCCGGGGTGGTGCAGTTGCTCACGATCCACGGCTCGAAGGGCCTCGAGTGGGACGCCGTCGCCGTGGTGCGCATGGTGAAGGACGAGCTGCCCAAGAGCCCGCCGAGCACGTTCGGCTGGCTCGGCTTCGGGCAGCTCCCGTTCGCCTTCCGCGGCGATCGCGACGCCCTGCCGCGCCTGGACTGGCGACTCACGTCGGAGTCGACGGCGAAGGAGCTGGCCGGCGCGATCTCCGCGTTCAAGGAGGCCAACCGCGCGCATCAGCTCGAGGAGGAGCGCCGGCTGGCGTACGTGGCCGTCACGCGCGCGCGGTCGCGGCTGCTGCTGTCGGGGTCGTTCTGGGCGGGGCAGTCGAAGCCCCGCGACCCGAGCACGTATCTCACCGAGGTCATCGACGAGCTGGGGCTGCCCGCGATCGAGCCGCTGGGCGACGACGCCAATCCCTACGAGAGCGAGGGCGGCACGCTGCAGTGGCCGCTCGATCCGCTCGGCCTGCGCCGCACCCCGGTGCAGCGCGCCGCGCAGCTCGTGCGCGAGGCCGCCGCGTCGGCGCCCGCCGAGCCCACCCCGCAGCTCGCGCGCCTGCTCGCCGAGCGGCGCCGCCGCGAGAGCGCCCCGGCGCTGCGCCCGCCCACGCGCGTGCCCGCGTCGCGGTTCAAGGACTACGTCACCGACTTCGCCGGCACGGTGGAGCAGCTCGCGCGCCCCATGCCCGAGCGCCCGTACCGCCAGACGCGACTGGGGACGCTGTTCCACCAGTGGGTCGAGCAGCGCAGCGGTCTCGTGGGGCGCGGCCCGTCGCTCGACGACGCGCTGTGGGAGAGCGACGAGGAGCTGTTCGGCCCCGCCGAGCCGGCGCTCGACGCGGCGACGGCGGCCGATGAGGCCGAGCTCGCCCGGCTGCGCGAGATCTTCGAGCGCAGCGAGTGGGCCGATCTGCGCCCGCTCGAGGTCGAGACCGAGATCGACTTCGTCTTGCCCGGACGCGACGGCTCCGCACCGCACATCGTCATCTGCAAGCTCGACGCGGTCTACCAGCGGGGCGATCGGATCGAGATCGTCGACTGGAAGACCGGCAAGGCGCCCCGCACGGCGGCCGAGAAGCGCGACCGCATGCTGCAGCTGGCGCTGTACCGCCTGGCCTACCACCGGCGGCACGGGGTGCCGCTCGAGCGGATCGACGTGGCGCTGTTCTACGTGTCGGACGAGCTCGTGCTGCGATCCGACGACGTGTGGTCGGAGGAGGAGCTCATCTCGCGCTGGACCGCGGCGACGTCGATCGGCTCCGTGGCGCCCGGCGCCGACGACTGATCGCCGTCGGGGCCGGGGGCGGAGTCCTGGTCCCACGCGATCTCGGCCGTGAGCGAGAGCTCGGCGGGGTCGTAGGCGTCGGTCTCCATCGCCGTGCCCGCCGCGGAGGCCGCCGCCCGCTCGGCGCTCTCGGGCACGCGGCCGAGCACGGCGAGCGCGTCGTCGACGTCGGTCGAGCCGTCGCGGCGCAGGCCCGCGAGCAGGTTGTTGTCGCGCACGCCCTCGGCCAGCGACTCGAGCAGCGCGGCCGCGTCGTCGACGACGTCGGGCCGGTGCGTCTCGATGCCGTGCACGAGCCAGCGGGCGAACTCGAGCTCCGCGTGCAGCCGGGCCCGCACCTCGAGCGCCTCGTCCGGCGCGCGGTGCGAGGCGGCCGCGTAGGCGGCGAACAGGGCGGGCGCCGCGTCGGGCGCGGCGGCCACCCATTGCAGATCCACGGCCGGGTCGTCGATCGACAGGCCCTGCCAGCCGAGCACGCCCGTGACCACGGGCGCGCCGCGGCTGTCGTCGCCGAACACGAACGAGGTCGCCTGCGTGCCCCCCAGGCCCACGGCCGACTCGAAGGACCAGAGCCGATCGTCCTCGACCGCGTTGCGCCAGCGGACGGTGAGCCGCACGGGCACCCGCCCGGTCGCGGCGACGTCGTCGACGAGCTGGCGGATGTCGGCGCGCGAGTCCTCGGGGGAGTGCTCCGGCAGCCCGGCCGAGCGGACCACCGACGGCGGCAGCGCGTGGATCGCCGCGAGCGTGCGCCCGATCGACGCGGCGGCGCCCTCGCCGGGCGGGATCTCCGCGGCGTCGATCTGGTAGCCCGGCAGCATCGTGGTGACGGTCACGCGTCCGTCGCGCAGCGTGGCGGCGCCGAGGTACTCCGGCACGTCCACGGGCAGCAGCTCGCGCACGCCGGGGGTGAGTGCCCGCAGCGCGATCACCTCCGCGGAGAGGTCGTGCTCGGCCGACTCGTCGGTCGCCTCGCGGACCACGACCTCACGGCCGTCGGCGAGCGTGGCGACGGCGGAGTCGAAGCGTCCGGCCCCTCCCGCGGTCAGCGGCCGGGTCCCCGAGACCACGGCCTCCGGCACGGCCGCCGAGACGGCCGCCGCTAGAGTGAAGGGAGAGCGTGCCATGCGTTTCAGGGTAGGTCGGGCCGCGCGCCCGCACCCCGCGCCACGCCCGCGAGCAGGCCACACGCGAACCGCCACCATCCGCGAAAGAGGCACCGAATGTCCCGTCCCGCCCCCGTCGGAGCGATCGATCGGAGCGCGGCGGAGCGGACCGAGCCGGGGCTCCTCGATCGCCTGCGCGGCGACGCCGACGCGCGCGTCCTCGTCGTCAAGGGCGACGCGGCGCCGCGACTCGCCCCGGACGAGCCGGCGCTCGCCTGGGCCGCGCCGGAGGAGGTCGCCGAGGGGGCGACGTGGGCCTTCCTCGGCCGCGACGAGCACCACGCGCCGGTGCTGCTGGCCGCCTGGCACGGCGACGACGACCCGATCGAGGCGCCCGCCGGCTGGGCGGCGCTGCGCGTGGTGGGCGGCGATCTGCCGGCCGCGCACGCCGATGCGCTCGTCGTCGCGGTGAGCCTGGGGCGGTTCCTCGGCGAGCGGTTCTGCCCCGCATGCGGCTCGGCGACCGAGGTGACCCTCGCCGGATGGGCGCAGCGGTGCACCGGCTGCGGCCGCGAGCTGTTCCCCCGCACCGACCCGGCGGTGATCGTGGCCGTGACGAGCGAGGACGGCGAGCGGCTGCTGCTCGGCGCCAACGCGGCGTGGGGCGGCCGGATGCACTCGGCATTCGCGGGCTTCGTCGAGGCGGGCGAGTCGCTGGAGTCGGCGATCCACCGCGAGATCCGCGAGGAGGCCGGCGTGCGGGTCACCGACGTGCGCTACGCCGGGTCGCAGGGCTGGCCGTACCCGCGCTCGCTCATGCTGGGCTTCCACGCCCGCGCGGTGGCCGACGGCGAGGCCGAGGCCGACGGCACCGAGATCGTGAACGTGCGCTGGTTCAGCCGCGACGAGATCCGTGAGGGCCTCGCCGGGCAGGGGATCGGGCTGCCGGGGCGGGTCTCGATCGCGCACCGGCTGATCCGCGAGTGGGCGTATCCGGACGAGGCGACCGACGCCGGCGCGGGGGAGCGGTGAGCGCGCTCGACGCCCTCGACGAGCACCAGCGGGAGGCGGCGGAGATGCTGCGCGGCCCCGTCGCGGTGCTCGCGGGAGCGGGCGCGGGCAAGACGCGCGTGATCACGCACCGCATCGCGTACGGCGTCGACACGGGCGCGTACTCGCCGCAGCGCGTCATGGCGCTGACCTTCACGACCAAGGCGGCGGGGGAGCTGCGCGGGCGGCTGCGCGCGCTCGGCGTCGACGGCGTGGCGGCGCGCACGTTCCACTCCGCCGCGCTCGCGCAGCTGAACTTCTTCTGGCCGACCGTGGCGGGCGATGTCGCGCCGAAGATCATCGACAACAAGGTGCGGATGCTCGCGCATGCCGCCGACGGGATCGGCCTGAAGCCCGACACGGCGACGCTGCGCGACGTCGCCTCGCAGATCGAGTGGCGCAAGATCACGATGCGTTCCATCGAGCAGTACGGGCAGCTCGGCCGCACCGTCGGCTCGCTCGGCACCGACGCGCTTGTGGCGCTCATGAGGGCGTACGAGGCGCTCAAGGACGAGCGACGCCAGATCGATTTCGAGGACGTGCTGCTCGCGTGCGCCGGCCTGCTGGAGGCCGAGCCGCGCGTCGCCGCCTCGGTGCGCGAGCAGTACCGGCACTTCACCGTGGACGAGTACCAGGACGTCTCCCCGCTGCAGAACCACCTGCTGGAGCTGTGGGTCGGCGAGCGCCGCGACCTGTGCGTGGTCGGCGACGCCAGCCAGACGATCTACTCCTTCGCCGGCGCCGACTCGCGCTTCCTGCTGGACTTCGGCCGCCGCTACCCGGACGCGACCGTCGTGCGCCTGGAGCGCAACTACCGCTCGGATCCGGCCGTGCTCGAGGTCGCCAACGCGCTCATGCGCGGCCGGCCGGGGGCGCTCACGCTCGTCGCCGCGCGGGGCGAGGCGCTCTCGCCCACCCCGACGGTGGCCGACTACGACGACGAGACCGCCGAGGCCGCCGGCGTGGCCGCGGCGATCGAGCGCCAGCTCACGCAGGCCCGCCCCGACGAGATCGCCGTGCTGTACCGATCGCACGCGCAGTCGGCGGTGCTGCAGCAGGCGCTGTCGGCGCGCGGCATCCCGACCACCGTGCTGGGGGGCACCCGGTTCTTCGATCTGCCCGAGGTGCGTCAGGCGGTGCTCGCGCTGCGCGGGGCGGCGGTGGCGCCGCAGCAGCACACCGAGTTCGTCGACATCGTGCGCGAGGTGCTGCGCAGCCTGGGCCACACCGCCGAGCCGCCGGCCGCGGGCGGGGCCCTGCGCGACGCGTGGGAGTCGCGCCAGGCGCTGCTCCGGCTCGCCGAGGAGGCGCGGCCCGGCACCACGCTGCGCACCTTCGCCGACGATCTGGTGGCCCGCGCCAAGGACCAGCACGAGCCGTCGCTGCGCACCGTGACCCTCGCCACGATCCACGCCGCCAAGGGCCTGGAATGGCCGCACGTGCATCTCGTGGGCCTGTCGGAGGGGCTGCTGCCGATCTCGTACGCGACGACCCTCGAGCAGGTCGACGAGGAGCGGCGGCTGGCGTACGTGGGCATCACGCGGGCCGCGCGAACGCTGTCGCTGTCGTGGGCGCGCGGGTCGGGGCGGACGCCGCGTCAGCCGTCGCGCTTCCTCGCCGAGATCGCGGGACCGCGGGGACCAGGCGGCACAGGCATTCTGCGTGCGGTCGATGGGAGCGCCACCGCCGCCGCGAGCGCTCGCCGACGCTGACGGAACGCGAACGCCCGTCGTGGCCGGCCCATCCGGCCGCCGCGGCCTCGTCGAGCAACCGCGCCGCGAGCGAGGCCGCCTCGGTGGCGATCGCGAGCGGGACGCTCGGCGCGCGGCGGCTCAGCAGCTGCACCTGGAAGGCCGGCCAGGCCTCATCGCGATCGCGCTCGTGGGCCGCGAGGCAGCTGAGGCACGCGGTGCGGCCGGGCAGCACCAGCGGGCCGACCTCCGCCCCCGACGCGGAGAACACGATCGGCAGATGCGGGGCATCCTCGCGCTGCAGCGCGGCGCCGATGTGGGGCGGGATCGCGTGCGCCGCGACGACCGCCACGGGCAGGCGCTCGGTGCGGCCGTCGCGTACCTCGACCGGCGCCTCGCCCGGCGCGATCCACCGCGCGCGCCAACCGCTGCCGGCGAAGCCCTCGAGTACGTCCGACACGAGCCGATCGGGCACGCCCGCCGCGGCGAGCACGGCGAGCGGGCGCGGCGCGTCCACCCGCTCGAGGGCGCCCGAGACGCGGTCGAGGAAGGCATCGAGTTCGGCGCGATCCACGCGGGCGCCGCGCGCGAGGGCGGCGAGGTCTGCGCCGTCGACGCCCCGCTCCAGCGCGTCGATCACGCGCTCCTGCCAGGGCGCCGGCTCGCGCAGCACGACAGCGGCCGTCCGCCCGAGCTGCAGCGTCGCGTCGTCGCGCCACAGCGGGACGCAGTGCGGGGCCAGTCGCAGCAGGGTCATGCCGCGATTCTGCTCCGCCGAACCACCCCGATTGCGGTTATCCACAGGGCCGACCGGGTCGCGCGGCCTGGGAGCGAGCGTTCACCTCTGCCACCGCCCGTTCGGGGCCCCGCGCCACGCCGGGCGCCACAGGCCACGGCGCCGGATCAGCCCGCGGGCCCCGACCGCCCCTGCGGGCCCACACATCGCGCGCCGCCAGGCCCGCGCCGCCGAAACAGCCCGCGGGCGCTCAGACGGCGCGCGGCCCCTCGGGCCCCTCGTCGGGCCCGTCCGACCACTCGTCCGCCGCGGTCCCCTCGGCATCGGAGCCGTCGCCGCCGGGCCCCTCCGACCCGAATGCGTCGGGATCGGCGAGCAGCTGCGCGAGCGCCTCGTCCATCTCGTCGGGCTCCGGCTCGTCGCCGCGGGCCTTCGCCTCGAGCCGCGCGATGAGCGCCGACGGGTCGTCGATGTCGCTCGCCTCGGGCATGAGGTCGGGGTAGTCCCACAGGGCGTCGCGGGCGGACACGCCCACGGCCTCGGTCACGGCGCGCCACATCGCCGCGGCCTCGCGCAGGCGCCGGGGGCGCAGCTGCAGGCCGACGAGCGCGGCGAGCGCGTCCTCGGCCGGGCCGCCCGCCGC
This genomic interval from Microbacterium sediminis contains the following:
- the nudC gene encoding NAD(+) diphosphatase; amino-acid sequence: MSRPAPVGAIDRSAAERTEPGLLDRLRGDADARVLVVKGDAAPRLAPDEPALAWAAPEEVAEGATWAFLGRDEHHAPVLLAAWHGDDDPIEAPAGWAALRVVGGDLPAAHADALVVAVSLGRFLGERFCPACGSATEVTLAGWAQRCTGCGRELFPRTDPAVIVAVTSEDGERLLLGANAAWGGRMHSAFAGFVEAGESLESAIHREIREEAGVRVTDVRYAGSQGWPYPRSLMLGFHARAVADGEAEADGTEIVNVRWFSRDEIREGLAGQGIGLPGRVSIAHRLIREWAYPDEATDAGAGER
- a CDS encoding phosphotransferase, whose product is MARSPFTLAAAVSAAVPEAVVSGTRPLTAGGAGRFDSAVATLADGREVVVREATDESAEHDLSAEVIALRALTPGVRELLPVDVPEYLGAATLRDGRVTVTTMLPGYQIDAAEIPPGEGAAASIGRTLAAIHALPPSVVRSAGLPEHSPEDSRADIRQLVDDVAATGRVPVRLTVRWRNAVEDDRLWSFESAVGLGGTQATSFVFGDDSRGAPVVTGVLGWQGLSIDDPAVDLQWVAAAPDAAPALFAAYAAASHRAPDEALEVRARLHAELEFARWLVHGIETHRPDVVDDAAALLESLAEGVRDNNLLAGLRRDGSTDVDDALAVLGRVPESAERAAASAAGTAMETDAYDPAELSLTAEIAWDQDSAPGPDGDQSSAPGATEPIDVAAVQREMSSSSDHTSSDRSTSSSDT
- a CDS encoding ATP-dependent helicase; translation: MSALDALDEHQREAAEMLRGPVAVLAGAGAGKTRVITHRIAYGVDTGAYSPQRVMALTFTTKAAGELRGRLRALGVDGVAARTFHSAALAQLNFFWPTVAGDVAPKIIDNKVRMLAHAADGIGLKPDTATLRDVASQIEWRKITMRSIEQYGQLGRTVGSLGTDALVALMRAYEALKDERRQIDFEDVLLACAGLLEAEPRVAASVREQYRHFTVDEYQDVSPLQNHLLELWVGERRDLCVVGDASQTIYSFAGADSRFLLDFGRRYPDATVVRLERNYRSDPAVLEVANALMRGRPGALTLVAARGEALSPTPTVADYDDETAEAAGVAAAIERQLTQARPDEIAVLYRSHAQSAVLQQALSARGIPTTVLGGTRFFDLPEVRQAVLALRGAAVAPQQHTEFVDIVREVLRSLGHTAEPPAAGGALRDAWESRQALLRLAEEARPGTTLRTFADDLVARAKDQHEPSLRTVTLATIHAAKGLEWPHVHLVGLSEGLLPISYATTLEQVDEERRLAYVGITRAARTLSLSWARGSGRTPRQPSRFLAEIAGPRGPGGTGILRAVDGSATAAASARRR